The genomic segment CCGCAACCGTACTCGACAAGAAAAGGGTTGTACAGGGAGCGACTGTTAGACTGCGCCTTGAAGACACCGTAACCATTGATGGATTTAACATACCCAGAGGACATGAAGTATTCGGCATCGCAAGGATTGCCAACCAACGCCTTTTGGTCAATGTGACCAATATACGGCTCGGTACGTCCATTATCCCTGTCAACTTCGCCGTGTACGGACTTGACGGTATCGAGGGCTTGGACGCTCCCGAAGCGGTAATCAGCGAAACGGCAAACATGGGTGCGGACAGGGCAATAAGCGGTATCGGACTTTATGGTCTCGACAATTCATTGACCACACAGTTAGCAGGTGCGGGAATAGACGCTGCACGAAGTGCGGTGAGCAAAAGACTGCGGAAGATAAAAGTAAGGATAAAGGCGGGTGAACAGGTTCTACTGCGCATCAAAAGATGACACCCCGCACTTTAAATTTTGTAAACAATAAAAGCAATATGCCATGAATTTAAGTAATCTCGAAGACAGACAGTACGAAATGGAAGCATTGGGTTTCTCAAAGGAATCCACTGCAAAAATGCAGGAACTGATGGAAAAGAACGTTCCGGAGTTTAAACTCTACGAATCCAAACAGACCCCAAAGGGAATCGTTGATTATCGTCTCCATTACAAGAAATCGGCTCAATCGGATTTTTACTACTTCAACAAATTCGATGTGACCGTGGACAGAAACAGACTCCGTACACCCGAATCCAAATACATGGTCATCACCCCAACGGAGGGAGATAAAAGTCTTGTGCGGAAGTTTGACACCCCATACGAAGCAATTGAGTATTTCAAGCAACAGCCGAACAGCGAGCTTGCCATCGGCAAGGATGTAAGGAGCAGGACGAAACTTGCACAGATTGAAAACTCGAAAATGATTTATACAGAACGTTCGTTCCGTCAAACGTACAGCCAACCCCCATTACCGCAGACCTTTTACATTGATAACGGGAAAGGCTTTAGCAAAGAACAGGCGGGCAATCTCATGTTGGGGAATGCCGTGTACCGTGATGACCTGTTGAACTTTCAAGGCGTTGGCTACCAAGCATGGGTAACGCTCAATTTCAACAAGGAGCGGGACAGGTACGGTAACTATCCGATGAACCAGTACAATGACCCTGCCTATGGTTTTGACCTCAACGAAACGCTTGAAAAATTCCGTATCAAGGAAATGGAAAAACCCGAAACCGCCAAGAAATTGGAAGCAAGTGTACGCAATGGAAATATGCCAATGGTCACGGTAGAGAATCAGAATAACGAAACCCAAAAGGTACGCCTTGAAGTTGCCGTGCGTTTTAGAAACCTCAATTTCTTTCGGGAGGACGGCAAACCTGTAATGCGTGAGCAGTTTCTCAAAGAGGGTCAAGACCTATCGCAGTCAAGGGCAAACGCTATGGGGCTTGGACAGAACCAAAACGAAGCAAGGACAGCAAGAATGGCAAGATAACCGCCCAATCCCTCAAAGGACATCGGAAACCAACCGATGTCCTTTTTTGTTTAACCGATACCAAATAGGTATATTTGTATATAACCATTAACAGGAGAAGCCGTTATGATAAACATAAAAACACTATCCTGCACATCCCTTTCCCTCATACTTATGTACGCCTGTACATCGGGAAACAACGGTGCTGATTTACAAAAAGAGGTAACAGGGCTGTACGCTTCGGAAAGCGAAAACACCTTTGACTATTTTAAGGACACATTGGAAATCAAAGCCAATCAAGACGGCAAACTCGATGTGACCGTTATAGCGAATTGGTCTTCGGCTAAAGAGGATGATCCTCAGAGACCCACCAATAAAGTAGCGGGCGAATGGAACAACCACGGCAAGGGCGAAACATTGGTAGGTGAACTACAAGCGAGTGATACCACCATTAGGATTGCTCACCCGATGTACAATACCGTGGATATTCTAAAGGTAGACCTTGAAGCAGGTACGTTGGAATACCCCACGAAAGACGGAGCGGTCGTTTACCAAAAAGTTAGATAGGTTTTCCCATGAACTAAGCCCCATTTTTCCGAATTGGCTTCCCATTTCCCCAAGCCGAGCGGTCTTCCTATTGCCTGATTTCCCCGCCAACTTAACCGAATCTCCAACCTGCCTATTTCCTAATCTTTTCACTCTTCAACCCGTTTATTTCCCAACCAAGTTTACACCTGTTTTTCACCCAAATTTCTACCCACCCGTCTCTATCTGATACCTCTTTATTATCAGCGTTAGGCGAATTTCCTTTGGCCTTTTCGTTAGCAAATTTCCCCTAAATCCCCCAGTCGTCAAGCCCAAGCCCCAAGGGGTTTGTTCAAAAAAAATCTTCCTTTCGCACCTCGGTCGCACACTCCCTCGGCACGAAAGAGTATTTTTTTCTCCAAAGCCTTGCCTTACTGTGGGATTATAAGGAGCGGTCTTCTAACAAAAAGCCAGAGGGCTGTGCCCTTGGTTTTCGCTTAAAAAATTTGGACATGAAAAATTTTGGAAAAACACAGTTTGCAACACGTGCGCCCCCGCTGATAGCCTACTTATCGAAACTTATTTACAATACATTTTTTACACATAAATTTTAATATCATGAAAACGACAGCAATCAATAACAGGAACACAAAAGCGGTAGCTAATGGAAGTGCAAACAACGGCACGGCAAAAACGGCAGGAAGTACCGCCACAGCCAAAGCGGAAAAACAGGAGGTAAAAACCGAAGTAGCCGAAAAGGAAACCACAGCAAAGGCGACCGCCACCGAGCAGAAAGCAACCCCAACAGAACAACAAGATACAAAGGTTAAATTCCCCCCAAATCTTGAGCAGACTTTACAGGTTGTTGCAGACCTGCACCGCAAGAAAGTACAGCGTGACCGACTATTAGAAACTATTGCCAACTTGGATAAATTCGAGGTTGAAATAAAGGACGACGCAGACGAAACCGATAGTAATTATTATCAAGGGTGTACAATCACCATCGAGGACGACAACCGTAATAAGTTTGTAACCAAAAATCCGGTTATCATCAAATCCGTTGCACTTTTCGTTAAAACGATGTGCCTTGATAGGCTTGCCGAAATCGAAGCAAACATAACATTGCCGACAGTTTAACCCCTTTTGTTTCACTTAGCCCCCTTTACGGGGGGCTTAATTTACTATTGTTATGATGTATTTTAACGACTGCAAAACGCTTGACGAGGTTAAACAACTTTACAAAAAGTTGGCGATGGACAACCACCCCGACCGAGGCGGAGACACCGAGACCATGCAGAAAATTAACCAGGAATACGCCTTTGTAAGTGCGAAGATTATCAAGGGCGAGAACCTCAACAGCGAGGAAACCGAGCAGAAAATCAAGTTTTCCGAGGAATACAGGGAAGTAATCGAAAAGATTGCCCACCTGCCATATATCAAAATCGAATTGGTCGGCTTTTGGATTTGGGTAACAGGCAATACAAAGCCCATACGCAAATTGCTAAGGGAAGCAGGTTTGTTTTTCGCCAAGAAAAAACAGGCTTGGTATTACCGTAGCGATATGTTTAAAGTCAGAAAGGGCAGTAATATGTCTTTGGACGAAATCAAAGTAAAATATGGGTGCGAGGTCATCAAGCCCAACAGTCGCAAGACCATACGACAGGCACAATAAAGCAATAGGCGATTTTGAACATCGCCTATTGCTTTATTGTGTTACACGTGACAAAGGCATTTTTTTGCGCGCGGCCCTTGCGGGCAAAAAGTGCTTTGTAACCGTTTTTTATGTCCTAAGATTATCCGCTCATTAGGAACAGACCAAGATTTTCGATGTGTTTTAGGGGTACAATTAATTAACCAACAATTTACCTCGCCAGTTTGACACACCCCATCGCTCAGCCCGACCGCACCCAATAAAAAACTGCACAAAATGGGTATCCACTCGTTCCGAGCGGAGCCTCCCATTTTCCGCAGTTTTTTCTTTTGCTTAGTCAAACTTGGCTCGTATCCGCATTGGCGTTAATTAATTTTTTATTTTTTTAAATCAAATACGCCATGAAAAAGAACGAGTTTATCGCAAATGAATTATGTCTTTCTTACAGACGAAATCCAGAACTTTCTGTTTCGGATTTTACCGAAATACACTCTTCAAGTGATTTGGAAGTAGCATTTAGACAGGTCTGGAATATAGACGAAATCGAGGTGAGGGAAAGTTTTTATGCTCTTTATCTCGACAATAAATTGGATGTAGTTGGATATTACAGGATAGCAGATGGCGGTATAGATGCCGTTGCAGTCGATATTAAACTGATAATCAAATGTGCTTTGTTATCCAACGCAACAGCGGTGGCAGTTGCCCATAACCATCCATCGGGAATTTTAAGACCGAGCAATGCGGATAAAGCAGTAACCACAAGACTCCAAACAGCTTGCGCTATCATGGATTTACGGCTGTTAGACCATATTATCCTAACTGATTGTGATTACTATTCATTTAAAGATAGAGGGGATATATAAATCCCCTTTATCTTTATGAAACTTTTTGAATAGCTCATAATTGAGTTATTCTTCCTCTTTAATTTTGGCAATTTCCGCTAAAAGTTCCTCAAGGTGTTCTAACAGACTCCCATGACCCCGACATAAAAGCTCTAACGAAAGTTAGGGCTTTTTTTGTTTCTAAGCAGGAAGAGGACCTACGACCTTTTAAAGGATTATGAGGTTCGAACCGAAGGAGGCTCAGGGTTGTAGTTTGGGTGACGCGGGGCTGAGCCAATCCTGCCACCCCGACATAAAAGCTCTAACGAAAGTTAGGGCTTTTTTTGTTTCTAAGCAGGAAGAGGACCTGCGACCTTTTATGGTTTATGAGGTTTGAACCGAAGGAGGCTCAGGAGACCCAGTCGGTGCAGGTAAGCCCAAAAATGAGGCGAGTTCGGTATATTTGTTTACAACAGCATCATACTTTACCTTTTATTCAGAAGCTATGATGATAGGATACAGCTAATACAATACCAAATATAGGGGAAGCAACGTGATCAAATGGACTATAGAAGCATAGCAAAAAAAATAATTGAGCTCAAAGATGCGGATTTAGCATTGAGGAGCGAACTTGTTCAAAGGGGACAATTGAGCGACGGTTATAACGCACAGATGCAACAGCTGCACAATCATAATGCGACTGAATTAAACAATATCGTAGAGATAATCGGCTATCCGACCATCGATAAAGTTGGTCAAGAGGCCAGTGAAGCAGCTTGGCTGGTCATACAGCATTCTATTGAAAAGCCTGAATTTATGAGAAAGTGTCTCAAGCTATTGGAAACCGCTGTGGAGGAAAACAAAGCCGAATCGAAAAATTTAGCTTATCTAACCGACCGAATATTAGTTTTTGAGGGTAAACTACAGCTCTATGGAACGCAGTTTGACTGGGATGAAAAAGGTGACTTAAGTCCAAACCCCTTTGACAGCTTGGTTAAAGTAAATAAGAGAAGGAAGTCAATAGGACTTAATACATTGGAAGAACAGACGGAGAGTATAAGGGAACGGGCGAAGAACGAAAGACAATTGCCGCCGCCGGATTTTGAAAAAAGGAAACTGGAAGTTGAAGAATGGGAAAGAAAAGTGGGTTGGAGATAAATGTATTCTTTGCGCTTGATTAGTCGTAAAGAACGCCTGTACCTATGTGTGGCTTATGTTACAAAGGTGCCGTCTTATAAGATGGGACGATGCGCATGTGAGGTTTACGCAATTTTGAAAGCAACCTTCAATAAAATGCTGGTCTACTGGCCTTGATTTTACGCGGAGATTTCAATTTGATAAATAAACGAAAAGAGAGTATATTGCTGATGTCCAATGTTTGTAAAAATGATTTTTAGAAAATAAGTGCAGACTCAAAATCAGCTGCTTTATTACAATTTATGCTAACTAATTCCCTATGACCTCAATCTGGCATATCATTTATATCGGTGGTGTTTTTATGGCCCTGTTTCTTTTCATTCTATTAATCAGTAAACCGAAGAAAAGCGCTGCGGATATGATTTTGAGCACTTGGCTTTTTTTCGCTTTTTTTGATTTGATCTTGGTTGGACTGTATGGGTCTGGGGAAATACTGAAAATGCCGAAACTTTTTGGATGGGAAATGCCCTTTCCCTATTTACATAGTCCTTTCTTATATCTGTATATTCTGTTTGCGACCGGACAGCAGCGGCATACATGGCGTTATCTCCTGCATTTCATTCCTGCTGTGATTGTAGCGGTTATATTGGCTTTTGTGTTACCGGACGCGGTCGCAGAATATAAAGGGAAATATTACATGTTGCGGGAATATGATACTTTCATCTGGATTATGATGTTGGGTTTTATGATCTCGGGGATCGTATATATAATCCTTTCACTAATGTTGTTGCGTCGGCATAGACAGAATATTGTCGGACAATTTTCCAATACGGAAAAAATTACCCTCAACTGGATGCGCTATCTTATTTTTGGTATTGGTGCAATCTGGATTGTCGTCATTATCGAGGGGAGCCCAGAGCTATTTTTTGTGGTCATCACGTTATTCATTTTTTTCTTCGGTTATTTTGGTGTACAACAGGTAGGAATTTTTTCGCATGCGTCATCGGTACATGAGGTGGTACCGCTGCGGGAACTGGAAGCAGTGGATGAAATACGATATGACGAGGCTACCCCAGAACCCGCTGAAAAAGTCAAATATGAAAAGACGAGGCTGGCGGAATCTGAGGCTTCGCTCATCCATGGGAAACTGAATGCGCTGATGAAGGAACAAAAATGCTACCAGGATCCCGAGTTAACTTTGGGGGACTTAGCCAAGATCCTCGAGGTGCATCCCGTTATACTTTCGCAGGTCATCAATTCCAGAGAACAAAAGTCCTTTTATGATTATGTCAATACCTATAGGGTTGAGACCTTTAAGGAATTGTTGTTACGACCCGACAGCAGGCAATATACGATGCTGTCATTGGCCTTAGAGTGCGGCTTCAACTCGAAGACCAGTTTTAACCGGAACTTTAAGAAGATAACACAGATGTCCCCCAGTGCCTATGCAAAAGAGCTCGATGTTCAATTAAAAGCAGAGGGTTAAATGTTGCAGGCAATGATAAATCAAGCTTCTTCAACTAATAAAAGCTGGGTAGGTCAAAAGATTCACAATATGCCAGCAGCCGGGCCTTCATTGGTATTGGTTGGCGTTATTTTTGTTGTAGCTGCCTGACTATGACATCAGTTTGGCAGATAATTTACGTCGGGGGACTGTCCATTACGCTCTTTTTGTGCATTATGATTGTCAGTAAGCGTCAAAAATCAGTGGCTGATCGGATTTTATGTGCATGGTTCTTTTTTGCATGTATCCATTTGGCTTTTATAGGTTGGTACGCTTCGGGATTAGCACTCAAAAATCCGCAGTTCATTCTATGGCAGTTGCCATTCCCATTTTTACATGGGCCTTTCCTTTATTTATACATTTTATTTCTGAGCGCACAGCAGCGTTACCGATGGCGTTATTTACTCCATTTTATTCCTGCGCTTCTCGTCGTTGTGATGTTAACTTTTGTGCTCCCAGATGTATTTACACCAGTGGGGGCCGGCATAAAGATATTGCCGCAATTTGAAGCTTTTTTCCAAATCTTGGTCGTAGCGATCATACTTTCGGGCCTGACCTATGTGATGCTGTCGCTTCGGCTGCTGCATGCACATCGCCGCAACATAATTGGTCAGCTGTCGAATACCGACCGTATTACGCTAAACTGGATCCGGTATCTGATCTTTGGTATGAGTGCAATATGGGTAGTGGTCATTTTCTCCGATTCACCACAGGCATTATATACCGTTGTTGCACTATTCATTTTTTTTATCGGTTATTTTGGTATCCGTCAGGTAGGTGTCTTCTCGAATTTATCCGCAGCACATGAAGTATACGCTCCAGCCTTACTAAAGCAAAGCTGGCAAAATACCGATCCTGCTCTACCAGCTGAAAAATCGAAATATGAAAAAACGAGACTGAAGGAATCAGATGCTTCGCTCATCCATGGGCAACTGAAGTCTCTGATGAAAGAACAAAAATGTTATCAGGATCCGGAGCTAACTTTAGGTGATTTAGCTAAAAGATTGAATCTGCATCCCGTGATACTGTCGCAGGTAATCAACTCGAAGGAAGGAAAATCCTTTTACGATTATGTGAATAGCCATCGGGTCGAAGCCTTTAAGGAACTGTTGTTGGATCCCAAAAACCAGCAGTTTACTTTGCTATCGTTAGCCTTCGACTGTGGTTTTAATTCGAAGACCAGCTTCAACCGGAATTTTAAGAAGATTACCCAGATGTCTCCCAGTGCCTATGCAAAAACACAGCAGTTTACGTTAATATCGAAAGATTGAATTATCCGCAGATCTTTTTATCGTCAATATACTGTTCATCTTCCTGTTTTTTAATGCCCTGTTATTTGTTTAAACGATCTCGTTGCTGCTACAAAAAGGTATCACCTTATAAGATAGGGCGTCAGACATGCGTGGCTTCTCTATTTTTGGATACTCGTGTGTCAATGGCGGAAGAAATTCTGCTGTTCAGATGAGCGAAGGGTGAACTCTTCGAAAGGAACAAATCATATTAAAATTAAAAAACAGAACATGAAAAATCGAAGTATTAAAAGCGGTGTAAAGACAGGTATATTAGCGATTGCTTTTTTGAGTTTTGCAGTCGGCTGTTCTAAGGATGACGACAATGTGCCCAAACCAGTGGAAGATATCCAAGCAGCTATCGGGACGTTTAAAGGGACCATTCATGTCGCAGGGCGAGATTATTACAATGCCATCGTTATGGTGACAAAAGAGGGGGACGACCTTGTTAAAGTCGCCGCTAAATCCGGAGAGCTATATAGCGCTGTGACGCCTAAAGTATTCAAAGTGCAGAATATTTCCAATATTCATATCTCCTATTCTGGAGGGCCCTCGGGTTCATTTACCTATCTTCTGGATACCAAATCCTTGGTTGTCTCCACGGAAAAAGAAGCTGCGGCCGACGTCAGCTTTAATTTTGAAGGTACTAAACAGTAGTAATGCGTTTTCTGGTGGAGGCTGGTATAAAGCCACACGCCGTATCCAGAGGGGTTAATTAATAAATTGGATCAGCTGTGTCTATGGCTCAGCTGGTTTATTTTTTATCGGTATCAATCGATGCTCAATCAACCTTCACTTTTGCTCACTCAGCTCAGCTTTTCTTTTTGTTGGTCGCCAGATGTAACGTGAGGGTAGCTTTTGCCTTTTTTAACATTCAGACCTTGTATACCAGCGACGAAACAGTTAAATTGCTTAACATTTATTTCAATAGGATATAAACATAAATCATATGGAGCGCTCATATTTGTTCAGCATACCGGATGGATACTACAGATCGCTTCATTACCTTTAAAATTAAATTATAGAAAGATGAGAAGAAATACTGCTTTTCTGTTAGGGGTTTTGGCTGCGTGTACGCTGCCACAAATTGTCGTTGCAAAGTCACCGACCGGGGCACCTGTTCATTATGCTCAGGAAGTCGATGGAAAAGAACTTATCGGAAGGTGGGATATCGAGGTTGATGTCAATGGTACTCCGGCACCTTCTTGGCTGGAAGTAAAATTGTCCGGTTTCAAAACTTTAGTGGGTCATTATGTAAGTACTTCAGGAAGTGCGCGTCCTGTTTCGCAGGTTTTCTTTGAAAACGGTAAGTTCAGATTTGCTATTCCGCCGCAATGGGAAAGCGGAAAGATGAATCTAAGTGTAGAAGGGGAGGTTGTTAATGGTGTCTTACAAGGAACCATAACGGAACCTGACGGAAAGACACACCGTTTTAAGGGAGTGCGTGCGCCAGAGTTGAAAAGAGCAGGTACGGTAAAATGGGGGAAACCCATACAGCTGTTTAATGGTAAAGATCTTACGGGTTGGAAAGCTACAGGCAAAACAAACCAGTGGATCGTAAAGAATGGTGTCCTGACCAGCCCACAGTCGGGTTCCAATCTGGTTTCAGAACAGAAGTTTGAAGATTTTAAATTGCATGTCGAGTTTAAAATTCCATCAGGAAGCAATAGTGGTGT from the Sphingobacterium thalpophilum genome contains:
- a CDS encoding JAB domain-containing protein — its product is MKKNEFIANELCLSYRRNPELSVSDFTEIHSSSDLEVAFRQVWNIDEIEVRESFYALYLDNKLDVVGYYRIADGGIDAVAVDIKLIIKCALLSNATAVAVAHNHPSGILRPSNADKAVTTRLQTACAIMDLRLLDHIILTDCDYYSFKDRGDI
- a CDS encoding 3-keto-disaccharide hydrolase, producing the protein MRRNTAFLLGVLAACTLPQIVVAKSPTGAPVHYAQEVDGKELIGRWDIEVDVNGTPAPSWLEVKLSGFKTLVGHYVSTSGSARPVSQVFFENGKFRFAIPPQWESGKMNLSVEGEVVNGVLQGTITEPDGKTHRFKGVRAPELKRAGTVKWGKPIQLFNGKDLTGWKATGKTNQWIVKNGVLTSPQSGSNLVSEQKFEDFKLHVEFKIPSGSNSGVYLRGRYEVQIEDSPKDAHPSSVLFAGVYGFLAANEMVNKGADQWQTYDITLVGRLVTVVANGKTVISNQEIPGITGGALDSREAEPGPIYFQGDHGPVEFRKVVITPAVKNN
- a CDS encoding helix-turn-helix domain-containing protein, with translation MTSIWHIIYIGGVFMALFLFILLISKPKKSAADMILSTWLFFAFFDLILVGLYGSGEILKMPKLFGWEMPFPYLHSPFLYLYILFATGQQRHTWRYLLHFIPAVIVAVILAFVLPDAVAEYKGKYYMLREYDTFIWIMMLGFMISGIVYIILSLMLLRRHRQNIVGQFSNTEKITLNWMRYLIFGIGAIWIVVIIEGSPELFFVVITLFIFFFGYFGVQQVGIFSHASSVHEVVPLRELEAVDEIRYDEATPEPAEKVKYEKTRLAESEASLIHGKLNALMKEQKCYQDPELTLGDLAKILEVHPVILSQVINSREQKSFYDYVNTYRVETFKELLLRPDSRQYTMLSLALECGFNSKTSFNRNFKKITQMSPSAYAKELDVQLKAEG
- a CDS encoding molecular chaperone DnaJ, producing the protein MMYFNDCKTLDEVKQLYKKLAMDNHPDRGGDTETMQKINQEYAFVSAKIIKGENLNSEETEQKIKFSEEYREVIEKIAHLPYIKIELVGFWIWVTGNTKPIRKLLREAGLFFAKKKQAWYYRSDMFKVRKGSNMSLDEIKVKYGCEVIKPNSRKTIRQAQ
- a CDS encoding DUF6624 domain-containing protein, translated to MDYRSIAKKIIELKDADLALRSELVQRGQLSDGYNAQMQQLHNHNATELNNIVEIIGYPTIDKVGQEASEAAWLVIQHSIEKPEFMRKCLKLLETAVEENKAESKNLAYLTDRILVFEGKLQLYGTQFDWDEKGDLSPNPFDSLVKVNKRRKSIGLNTLEEQTESIRERAKNERQLPPPDFEKRKLEVEEWERKVGWR
- a CDS encoding helix-turn-helix domain-containing protein, which encodes MTSVWQIIYVGGLSITLFLCIMIVSKRQKSVADRILCAWFFFACIHLAFIGWYASGLALKNPQFILWQLPFPFLHGPFLYLYILFLSAQQRYRWRYLLHFIPALLVVVMLTFVLPDVFTPVGAGIKILPQFEAFFQILVVAIILSGLTYVMLSLRLLHAHRRNIIGQLSNTDRITLNWIRYLIFGMSAIWVVVIFSDSPQALYTVVALFIFFIGYFGIRQVGVFSNLSAAHEVYAPALLKQSWQNTDPALPAEKSKYEKTRLKESDASLIHGQLKSLMKEQKCYQDPELTLGDLAKRLNLHPVILSQVINSKEGKSFYDYVNSHRVEAFKELLLDPKNQQFTLLSLAFDCGFNSKTSFNRNFKKITQMSPSAYAKTQQFTLISKD